Proteins encoded by one window of Shewanella avicenniae:
- a CDS encoding ISAs1 family transposase, with product MNLLEHLTVVEETRSDINQRHNLVDVMFLVLSAIMSGAEGWQDIETYGDSKLPWLQKFRPFNHGIPRRHTIARILRTVVVESLLEALLNWVNEQRTHTGKPIIAFDGKVLRGAYRNDSKTALQLVTAYDTENGLVLSQQPTENKKGEISVVRQMLDVLNLNGAVITLDALHCQRETLEKISEKKAHVVVQVKKNQPKLWNAVQSQFQTVFDAKKEQVVTEVRQEAHGRKEERYVFQLKAKLPEELAQKWPTIRSIIAVERHRTEGRNTTIDTSYYVSSLSPRHKLLGHYIRQHWRIENSQHYVLDVVFKEDESRIALEGAVENIALFRRFVMNMLRQCDCGSPSQRNKLKQAGWSDDYRKKVFFG from the coding sequence ATGAACTTACTTGAACACTTGACGGTTGTTGAAGAAACACGCTCTGACATCAACCAAAGGCATAACCTTGTGGACGTCATGTTCCTTGTCTTAAGCGCTATTATGTCGGGTGCTGAAGGCTGGCAAGACATTGAAACCTATGGTGATAGTAAACTTCCCTGGCTACAAAAATTTCGCCCATTTAATCATGGCATTCCTCGGCGGCACACCATCGCTCGTATCTTGCGCACTGTGGTTGTGGAGTCGCTGCTTGAAGCGCTGTTGAATTGGGTAAATGAGCAGCGGACACATACTGGCAAGCCCATCATTGCCTTCGATGGCAAAGTGCTCAGAGGCGCTTACCGCAATGATTCAAAGACTGCGTTGCAACTGGTCACTGCCTACGATACTGAAAACGGACTGGTCCTTAGCCAGCAGCCAACAGAAAACAAGAAGGGTGAAATCAGTGTCGTTCGTCAGATGCTCGATGTCCTAAATCTTAATGGTGCAGTGATTACCCTAGATGCCTTGCATTGTCAGCGTGAAACGTTGGAAAAAATCAGTGAGAAAAAGGCGCATGTTGTGGTTCAAGTCAAGAAGAACCAGCCCAAGCTTTGGAACGCTGTTCAGTCTCAATTTCAGACTGTTTTTGATGCTAAAAAAGAGCAAGTTGTCACCGAAGTTAGACAAGAGGCTCATGGCCGCAAGGAAGAACGATATGTGTTTCAGCTCAAGGCGAAATTGCCAGAGGAGCTTGCACAAAAGTGGCCAACCATCAGGAGTATCATTGCTGTAGAGCGACATCGTACAGAGGGGCGGAACACAACGATAGATACCAGTTACTATGTGAGTTCGCTGTCCCCACGCCACAAACTGCTTGGGCACTACATTCGTCAGCACTGGCGGATTGAGAACAGTCAACATTACGTGCTAGATGTTGTATTTAAAGAAGATGAGTCGCGGATAGCACTAGAAGGTGCAGTCGAAAACATTGCACTGTTCAGACGTTTCGTAATGAATATGCTGCGGCAGTGTGATTGCGGCTCACCGAGCCAGCGAAACAAACTAAAACAAGCTGGGTGGAGCGATGATTACCGTAAAAAAGTGTTCTTTGGTTAG
- a CDS encoding DUF2999 family protein has protein sequence MNPIIALLKEHNISNEQIGELFQTLTQNPLAAMAIIGQLGLPPEKLQQLMGQVMQNPALLKQAVEELGLDFSKVEAAKEQLKK, from the coding sequence GTGAACCCGATTATCGCGCTGTTAAAAGAACACAATATTAGCAACGAGCAGATTGGCGAGTTGTTTCAAACCCTGACCCAAAACCCTCTGGCGGCAATGGCGATTATTGGCCAGCTCGGCCTGCCCCCAGAAAAGCTGCAACAGCTGATGGGGCAGGTGATGCAAAACCCGGCGCTGCTGAAACAAGCGGTAGAAGAGCTGGGGCTGGATTTCTCCAAAGTAGAAGCCGCCAAAGAACAGTTGAAAAAGTAA
- the yegD gene encoding molecular chaperone, whose protein sequence is MYIGFDYGTSNCSVAHMLSGEPQLLVLENDQFYLPSTLAAPTRDSVSEYLFRFCQIEPADAAGQQLLRRAMAANREEGIELQQADLLFGQAALELYLAHPQDLYYVKSPKSFLGAMGLHEMQLRFFEDLVCVMMANIKQRAEQACQQSISDAVIGRPINFQGSGGEDSNQQAEAILRRAAHRAGFKQVQFQFEPVAAGLEYEASLSEEQTVLVVDIGGGTTDCSLLRMGPSWRDAKDRSASLLAHSGQRVGGNDLDIHLAFRQLMPHFGLGSRLDSGLEMPMKQLWNPLAINDLSAQNEFYGQRNLAELKLLLKEATEPEKVKRLLEVYYDTLGYSLVRRAEEAKIALSQTPDYHSSMTLENELLQFAMQFDDMVQALEVPKQQITKLVQEAITQGGTTPDVVFMTGGSARSPVLRQAVAEVLPNVPLVSGNDFGSVTAGLARWAKVCFS, encoded by the coding sequence ATGTATATTGGTTTTGATTACGGCACATCTAACTGTTCGGTAGCGCATATGCTCAGCGGCGAGCCGCAATTGCTGGTGCTGGAAAACGACCAATTCTACCTGCCCTCCACCCTTGCTGCGCCAACACGCGATTCGGTGTCTGAATATCTGTTTCGCTTCTGCCAAATTGAACCGGCTGATGCCGCAGGGCAACAACTGCTGCGCCGGGCAATGGCGGCCAACCGCGAAGAAGGCATCGAGCTGCAACAAGCTGACCTATTGTTTGGCCAAGCGGCATTAGAGCTGTACTTAGCCCATCCGCAAGATCTGTATTACGTTAAATCGCCTAAGTCGTTCCTTGGGGCGATGGGCTTGCACGAGATGCAGCTGCGCTTTTTTGAAGATTTGGTGTGCGTGATGATGGCTAACATCAAACAGCGCGCCGAGCAGGCCTGCCAACAAAGCATTAGCGATGCGGTGATTGGGCGGCCAATTAACTTTCAAGGCAGCGGCGGTGAAGACTCGAATCAACAGGCGGAAGCGATTTTGCGCCGCGCGGCCCATCGCGCGGGTTTCAAACAGGTGCAGTTTCAGTTTGAACCGGTGGCCGCAGGGCTGGAATATGAAGCCAGCCTAAGCGAAGAGCAAACCGTGTTAGTGGTGGATATTGGCGGCGGGACTACCGACTGCTCACTGCTACGCATGGGGCCAAGCTGGCGTGACGCCAAGGATCGCAGCGCCAGTTTGCTGGCACACAGTGGCCAACGGGTCGGCGGTAACGATCTGGATATTCACTTGGCTTTTCGCCAGTTGATGCCGCATTTTGGCTTGGGCAGTCGCCTCGACTCTGGCTTAGAGATGCCGATGAAGCAGCTGTGGAACCCGCTGGCAATCAACGATCTCTCGGCGCAAAACGAGTTTTATGGCCAACGCAATTTGGCAGAATTGAAGCTGCTGCTGAAAGAAGCGACTGAACCCGAGAAGGTCAAACGCTTGCTGGAAGTCTACTACGATACCCTCGGTTACAGCCTAGTGCGCCGCGCCGAAGAGGCCAAAATTGCGCTGTCGCAAACGCCGGATTATCACAGCAGCATGACGCTTGAAAACGAACTGCTGCAATTTGCCATGCAGTTTGACGATATGGTGCAAGCGTTAGAAGTACCCAAGCAGCAGATCACCAAGCTGGTACAAGAAGCCATAACCCAAGGTGGCACCACGCCCGATGTGGTGTTTATGACCGGCGGCTCAGCGCGTTCACCGGTGCTGCGCCAAGCGGTGGCGGAAGTGTTGCCCAATGTGCCGTTAGTGAGTGGCAACGACTTTGGCTCAGTCACCGCTGGCCTCGCCCGCTGGGCCAAGGTGTGTTTTAGTTAA
- a CDS encoding class I SAM-dependent methyltransferase: protein MWDEIFNSDRYVYGTEPNQFLAENVQQLPKGKVLCLADGEGRNSVFLAKQGYQVTAVDLSKVGLEKAAKLAASQGVAVEYIHADLAEFEFGTEQWDAIVSVFCHLPSSLRQQVHQRALQGLKPNGVFLLEGYTPRQLAFGTGGPKMLDLLMEPDAIAAEFAEANILQLAEIERDIIEGDKHTGTGAVVQLIAKR from the coding sequence ATGTGGGATGAGATTTTTAACAGCGACCGCTATGTCTATGGTACTGAACCGAATCAGTTTTTAGCTGAAAACGTGCAGCAACTGCCCAAAGGCAAAGTGCTGTGTTTGGCCGATGGTGAAGGCCGCAACTCGGTGTTTCTTGCCAAACAAGGCTATCAGGTGACCGCGGTCGATCTGTCAAAAGTGGGTTTAGAAAAGGCCGCCAAACTGGCCGCTAGCCAAGGGGTAGCCGTTGAGTATATTCATGCGGATCTGGCAGAGTTTGAATTTGGTACTGAACAGTGGGATGCCATTGTGTCGGTATTCTGCCATTTACCGTCCAGCCTCAGACAACAAGTGCACCAACGCGCGCTGCAAGGGTTAAAGCCGAACGGGGTATTTTTACTGGAAGGCTACACGCCAAGGCAACTGGCTTTTGGCACCGGCGGCCCGAAAATGCTCGACCTGTTAATGGAGCCTGATGCCATCGCTGCCGAATTTGCTGAGGCTAACATTCTGCAACTCGCCGAAATCGAACGCGATATTATCGAAGGCGACAAACACACCGGCACTGGCGCAGTGGTTCAGCTGATAGCAAAACGCTAA
- a CDS encoding GNAT family N-acetyltransferase → MQITIDPLTSADIIGLLQQHLDDMYATSPAESVHALDLDKLRQPEITFWSARKDDELLGCLALKVLDGDHAELKSMRTAPAARGKGVASALLQHALLHARAQGLRQVSLETGTMAYFAAARSLYRKFGFSDCPPFADYQLDPNSAFMTLHL, encoded by the coding sequence ATGCAAATCACTATCGACCCGTTGACCTCTGCCGACATCATCGGCTTGCTGCAACAACACTTGGATGACATGTACGCCACATCTCCCGCCGAAAGCGTGCATGCGTTGGATTTGGACAAACTGCGTCAGCCGGAGATTACCTTTTGGAGTGCCAGAAAAGACGATGAACTGCTGGGGTGTTTAGCGCTGAAAGTGCTCGATGGTGACCACGCGGAATTGAAATCGATGCGCACCGCGCCTGCAGCGCGTGGCAAGGGTGTAGCGTCGGCTTTGCTACAACATGCGTTGCTACACGCACGTGCGCAGGGGCTCCGCCAAGTGAGTTTAGAAACTGGCACTATGGCTTACTTCGCCGCCGCCCGCAGCCTCTACCGCAAATTCGGTTTTAGTGACTGCCCACCGTTCGCTGATTACCAACTCGACCCCAACAGCGCCTTTATGACGCTGCACCTATAA
- a CDS encoding peptidylprolyl isomerase: protein MTPKLNRASLLLASLLGLTLASVSPLCSAADTAANNVAATVNGAPITNAIVDAYVKAISEQQQKSISRTDAINDLINQQLVVQDAKRQGLDKQPAVINEIQLRSDDVLASQANLAYQATHPVTSADIEQAYKELEPKIIEFNQELKARHILVKTEEEAKAIIAELQKGADFAQVAIAKSTGPSAKNGGDLGWFKPDTMVAEFNKALSTMKKGEISAPVHTQFGWHVIKLEDKRHPTLEQMAPQLNGYVQQKRFAEYVASLKAKAQINK from the coding sequence ATGACTCCAAAACTTAACCGTGCCTCGTTACTGCTTGCTTCACTCTTAGGCCTCACCCTTGCCAGCGTTAGCCCACTGTGTAGCGCCGCTGACACCGCCGCCAATAATGTGGCCGCCACGGTGAATGGCGCACCCATTACTAACGCGATTGTGGATGCCTACGTCAAAGCCATCTCTGAGCAGCAACAAAAAAGTATCAGCCGCACAGACGCGATTAACGACCTCATCAACCAACAACTGGTGGTGCAAGATGCCAAGCGCCAAGGCTTAGATAAACAGCCAGCAGTGATCAATGAAATCCAACTGCGCAGCGACGATGTGTTGGCAAGCCAAGCCAACCTTGCCTACCAAGCAACACACCCAGTAACCAGTGCCGATATCGAACAAGCCTACAAAGAGTTAGAACCTAAAATCATCGAGTTCAACCAAGAGCTGAAAGCGCGTCATATTCTGGTAAAAACCGAAGAAGAAGCCAAAGCGATCATCGCTGAACTACAAAAAGGCGCTGATTTTGCCCAAGTCGCTATTGCCAAATCAACCGGCCCATCAGCGAAAAATGGGGGTGATCTCGGTTGGTTCAAACCCGACACTATGGTGGCCGAATTTAATAAAGCCCTGAGCACAATGAAAAAAGGCGAGATTTCAGCGCCGGTACACACCCAGTTCGGTTGGCATGTGATTAAGCTGGAAGACAAACGTCACCCAACCCTTGAGCAGATGGCACCACAGCTCAACGGCTATGTACAACAAAAGCGCTTTGCTGAGTATGTGGCATCGTTGAAAGCCAAAGCCCAAATTAATAAATAA